In Planctomycetota bacterium, the DNA window TGCCCCATCAGGGACGCCTTATCCTTGGCGACCTTGCGGCAAACGGTGGCGATTTCGCGCTCCAGGTTGCGCACCCCGGCCTCGCGGGTATAGTCCGTGATAATCTTGAAGAGCAGGTCGGGCTTGAATTCGATGTCCTTGGTATCCAGGCCGTGTTCGGCCAGTTGCTTGGGCACCAGATGCTCCTGGGCGATTTTGACCTTTTCCTCGGCAATATAGCCGGGCAGTTCCAGGACCTCCATCCGGTCGCGCAGGGCCGAGGGAATGGTGTCCAGGATATTGGCCGTGGTGATGAACATGACCGATGACAGGTCAAAGTCCACTTCCAGATAGTGGTCTGAGAATGAGTTGTTCTGTTCCGGGTCCAGGACTTCGAGCAGGGCCGAGGCCGGGTCGCCCCGGAAATCCATGCCGATTTTGTCCACCTCGTCCAGCATAAAGACCGGGTTCCTGGAGCCGGCCTTGCGAATCCACTGGATGATGCGGCCCGGGAGCGCGCCGATATAGGTCCGGCGATGCCCGCGGATTTCGGCCTCGTCACGCACGCCGCCTAATGAAAAGCGGACGAACTTTCTCCCTAAGGCCCGGGCAATGGATTTGCCCAATGACGTCTTGCCTACGCCCGGCGGCCCGGCAAAGCACAGGATCGGGCCTTTCATATCTGTTTTTAGCTTGCGCACGGCTAGGTATTCCAGGATGCGGGTCTTGACTTTTTCCAGGCCGTAGTGGTCTTCGTCCAGGATTTTTTCAGCTCGGTTGATGTCGAGATTATCCTCGGTCGCCACGGCCCAGGGCAGGTTAATCAGCCAATCCAGATAGGTCCGGGCCACGGTGTATTCGGCCGAGGAGGGATGAATCCGGCTCAAGCGGTTGAGTTCCTCATCGGCAATCTTATGGGCCTCGGCCGGCAGTTTGGCCTTGTCCAGCTGTTCCTTTAACTTGGGGATTTCGGTATTCTTGCCCTCGCCTTCGCCCAGTTCGCGCTGGATGATGCGCATCTGCTCGCGCAGGATTTGCTCGCGCTGGGCCTTGGTGATTTCGTCCTTGATTTCGGTCTGGATGCGGTTGCCCAGGCGCATCACCTCGGCTTCGCGGTTTAACAGCCGGATTAAGCGCTCGAGTTTTTCCTTGACCGAGTTCAATTCCAGGACGCGCTGTTTTTCCTCCATCGGGAAATTCATATTGGAGGCGATGAAATAGCACATGGTCAGGGGCGAGGAGATGTTCATGGCGGCTAATTTAAGTTCGTCCATGGGCAGGTAGGGAATCTGCTTGACGATTTCCATGAAGAGATTGATGGCGGTGCGGGACAGGGCCTCGATTTCGGCGCTCCGGTCCACGGTTTCCTTGGCAATCAGCACCCGGGCCTTGAGATAGGGCTTGCGCTCGACGATGCCTTCCAGCTTGATGCGCTCGATGCCCTGGACCAGCAGCCGGGTGGTGCCGTCCGGATATTTGAACATCTTGGCCACCTCGACCCGGCAGCCGTATTCGTATAAATCGGTCGGCTTGATGTCCATCTCCACCGGAATGACCGGCGGTTCCTTGGGCACGGGCGGCACAGTCAGGCCTTCCGCGGGCGGTTCGGTAATTTCTTCTTCGGCTGAGAAGTCCTCCATCTCGTCTTCGTTGGTTATGCCGGCAATATCGCGTTCCTGCAGGGCGGACGGTTTGATGGCGATGAATCCGAAGGTCTTGGTGGTGGCGACCACGTCGTCCACCAGTTGGACCGCCTCTTTCTGGGAGATAATCAGGGGCAGGACCGTGCCCGGATAGACAATCAGGTCCCGGATGGTCATGATGGGCAGTTCCATGGTCACCTTGTTGGGCAGTGCCGCGGCCGGCTTGTCGCCGCCGCTGGGAATCAGAATATTGCTATCACTCATCTTCGCCCTCCTGGCAGGTAATCGGGCCGGAGATGATTTCAATATGCCGGATGGTCAGGTGGCCGTCCGAAGCCGGGGCGGTATGATGTCCGGCCGACTTTTTGGTCTTGGGGATGACCAGTTCGAGGAATCCGTCTTTATATGAAGCCGATGCTTTTTCCGGCTCGATGCCGCAGTAAATATCAACGGCTTTCTCGAACTTGCCGTAATTGATTTCCATCTGTCGGAAATTTCGTTTGGTCCGCGCGTCGCGCTCGTCCCGGCAGCCGGAGATAAGCAGGTGGTTGGAGTTGACATCAAACGAGATGCTGATTTCTTCCGGCTTCATGCCGGCTAACTCGCACCGGATAACGATGTCTTTGTCGGTCTCGTAGATATCGGTGGGCGGAGACCAGGCCTTTTCGGTATAGACCGAGATGAGCTTGCTGGACGAGATGAACAGTTCGGTGAATCTCATCGGGCCCTGCGGGACCTTGTCGTCTCCGAAATGATGGCCGGTATCGGATGTCTTGGAATGAGAATGTTTGGTGGTCATAATTGATATTTTACCTCCCGTAAATTTCCAGATGGATATCGGGGCGAGTGGATTTGAACCACCGACCTCTTGGTCCCGAACCAAGCGCGCTAAGCCAGACTGCGCTACGCCCCGACTGTTACATACCTTTAATGAATCGCTTAACGCCTCTTTTCTTTATCTTGTTTTCCATCCTAACTGCCTCAGACCTTAGCGCTACTCCCGACTAATACTGCCGGGATAAGAAACTGTAACGCCTTGCGGGCTAACAGTTTCTAATGCGCTACGCCCCGTTAGAAAACTTCGTAAACGGATTAAACAGAAATCGGTTAAATCCGCCGAGTCAGTTTAATCCGTTTACCGATTCACTAATATTTTCTCATGATATAAAATCAGACGGGTTAAGTCAATTAATTTGTAATACTGTTTGCTGACTACGGACTTACTTATTAAATGAATAACTATAATATGCCTGGAGTGAGAGGATGGAGAATGCCGTAGAGTAAACCCGTCCGCCGATAGTAGCCCAGGGGCCTTCCGGGTCCCAGGAGCCGTCCAGCAGGCCGCCGGTGCGCTGGTGCTTCAATAAGACATCTTTGTGTGACTTGTTCCATTCATACCAGTAACTCCCGCCCAGTTGCCTGAATGCCAGGGTCTGGTAATACCAGTGCCATTCGTTCATGACGTTTTCCTCCAGGAATAACAGGCTGGGATAATAATCGGTATGCCGGTAGAACGGTTCCCATTGGGGCAGGAATTGTTTGAGCCAGTCCGCGCCTTTGGCGATGACGGCTTTATCGTTCTTCATTAATATATGGCCGAACAGGCCCGAGGCGGTGGAGTCCATGCCGCCGAAGCATATCGGGATGGCGCAGATGTGGACAATCCGGCCGGATGATTTGTCGGTCAGCCGGTCCAGGTAGACCTTGGTCCGGTCTATTTCCTTGTCCGAGATTGCCAGGTCGGTGGCTTGGGCGATTCTTAGGGCCAGGATATAAAAGATGCTCGGGCCCATGTCGGTCGGCTCCAGGTAGAAAGACCACGGGAATCCCGGCTCCGGAGTATTTTTGGAATGTTCCAGGGCCCGCTGGGCCATATCCTTGATTTGGGCATCGTTGGTCATGGCGTAGAGTTCCACCAGGAACAGGGTGGAGATGTTGTGATTATAGCGGCGGGCCAGTTGGCCGTGGTCCTCGCCCTGCTCCAGGCATTGCTTGTTGTGCACGTGGCCTTTGGGGATATTGACGCATCCGGTTTTATCCTGCGCGGTCTTGATGAACTCCAGGCCTTTTCGGACATTCTCCTGATAGAGCCCGGATTGATGGGTCGAGCCGTCGCCCAGGAAGCACAGGAGCGAGAGGCCAGAGACGCTGACATCAACCAGTTCGTCTTCATTAGTGAATGACGGGATCACGACGTTATTATGCCAGGGGTTATTTCGGGCGCAGTTCCAGGAGCCGTTTGCTTCCTGGTTCCGGGCCAGCCAGTCCAGTCCGAGCCGGGCGGCGTTTTCGGTCCGGTCATCGCCGTGGTATTTTGCCAGCAGCTCCGTCCGTCCCGGCGCAAAGCGGTTGGCCAGTGACGCGATAGGCATCCGGGCCGGTGGCTTGATATCAATCTTAACCGGTCCGGGTCCCAGTCGGTTAAGCTGTTTTAAGGCCCAGTCCCGCGAGGCAATGACATCGGTTGGGCTGTCAGCCGGCAATGCGTTCAAGGCCTTGATGTATGTTTCCTTATTATTCAGGGCGGTTGATTTTCCGATGACCCGGCAGATGAGGGCGCGGATGGCCGGCGAATCCGAGTCCAGATAATTGAGCAGGATATCGGCCCTGGCGGACCGGTTGATGAGCGAGACGATGGCGTCCTCCATGTCAAACTGCAGGGTCATCGAGGATTCGGCCGGGTAGCGGCTGATGATTATTTCCGCGGTCCGGGGCGTGTAGTGGTATTTGGCCAGCGCCTCCAGGGCGGTTTTCCGGACCGGGTAATAACCGTCGGTCAGCGTGACATCAAGGCGCGGGATTAACTCTTCGTAAATCCAACTGCCGCATATCAGGGGCAGGCCTTTGAGCACCCGGATATTCTCCAGCCGGATGGCCTTATCCGGGTCGTAGAGGAATATCGGGGAAAACTCGACGTTGAAACGGGAAGCGAAATTAACGCTGACGGTCCGCAGGGTCAGCAGCCGGATATCCCGATTGGGCGACCGGGCGGCATCGCTTTTGAGCCAGTCGATAATCTCATCGGTCATGTGCAGGCGCGGGATGGATTTTTCCACGGCCGCCCGGACGGCCGGTGAGCCGGCGGTGTATGCGGAAAACACCAGTTTGATGTTGTCCAGGGTCGGGGTAGCGGATTGGGATTCTATTAATTTGTCCAGCTCTTGGAGCTGTTTGGTTTGGTCCGGCGCAGACAGGTCCTGGCTGAAAGAGATATTTGCCATGGTGCCATAAACTCCGGCACAAAGGAAGAAGACCAGCAGTATTTTTTTCATTTGCTATGGCAGCGCGGCCGGGTTTAATATAATCACCCCGCTGTTAATCAGGTTGCTGATGATAATGGCAATGCCGATAAGGGTAATCAGGACCGGGCTTAAGACGGAAAGGATTCGGATGACCCGGGTAAGGTCAATATGTTTGGATGAACTCAGGAACGAAACCCCGGTGACCATCAGGATTCCGATAGTAATAAGAACCGATGCCAGGCCGAGCGAGAAGGCCAGTATCAGGAATAAGCCCCAGAGCGTTTTCTTGATGGTAATGGCCATGAGCAGGATGACGATGGCGGTCGGGCAGGGCACCAGCCCGCCGCTGATGCCTAAGGCGAGTATCTGTTTGAGCGAGACCGTTTCCAGGGATGATGTGGCAACGGAATGAGAGTGGCCATGCGCGTGACCCTCGTCGCCCGGATGATGGCTGTGGCTATGCGCGTGACCCTCGTCATCCGAATGGTTGTGCGCTTCACCGAGGTGATGAGTATGTCCATGGTTGCCAAGAGGATTGGTCCCCGATTGGGTCGGGACTCCGCTGTCGCTTCGCAGTCGTCTGGAGAAAATCCAGACGCCCATAATAATCATTATCAGTCCGGAGACCATGCCCAGATAAACCGCCAGGGCGGTCTGGTTGACATAGTACGAGGCGGTCAAGGCTAGGACGCCGGCGATAATGACGGTGGACAAATGTGTGGTGGTTACAATCAATCCCAGCAGGATGGCCTGGGAAATTGTTCCGCGGCTGCCGATCAGGTATGCGCCGACCAAGGTCTTGCCGTGCCCGGGCGCCAAGGCGTGAACCGCGCCGTAGATAAAGGCAAATCCCAGGCCGGCCAGGATTATCCAGAATGACAATGATTCGCTGTTGAGCGAATCCAGCATTTTCTCTTTGCCGGTATTCGAGCCGACGATAGTTGCCGGCCGGTCAAACCTGGCCGGGCCGGTTCCGGTATTTTCGTAATTTAACCGCATGTAATTATATTCCCGCGGCTTTAACCAGAATCCGGATTTGAACATGAGCGACCGGCTGCGCTGTTCGGGCGTATAAGGGATATTTATTCCTTCGCCCTGGGCAAAGAACGCCTTGATCAGGACCGGCTTGGGCAGGGTATTGGTCATCCAGAAATCCAACGTATGTTTCTGCCCGGCCTGGAACCGGAGCGTATCGGACAGCCCCAGGCGTTCCAGGTCGAGCAGGAACTCGAAATTTATCTTGATCGGCACCGGCGCATTTTTGGTATTGGTCACCAGCATCCGGGAGCTGTATAAAGCGAAAGACAGGTCGGCCCGGTCGTCGATGACTATCCTTAATCCGCCGGAGCTGATATCCTTCTGGAGTTTATCCAGGAACAGTTCGTTTTCCTCGTCTGAAATCTCGCCGTTCTTGTCCGTATCAATCAAGGGCCGGAAATCAGGAGCTTCCAGATCGCCCACGGCAATCCAGTAATCCAGATAAATCAAGTCCGGCCAGATGCCCAGTTCCATGGAGGTGTTGATGGATTCCACCTGGCGGTCCGTCAGGTCGTGGGCATAGATGGGCGATGCGATTATGGCAAACAGCAGGATGAGCGGCAGTAAAGAGCGTTTCATATATATAATATAGAATGTTTGAGACCCAGTAAAAACTGCAAGGACCTGGAAGTCAACCAAAATCTGAATAATTGCGCCTTGATAATCCTTGATTCAGCCGGCGGAACACCGCAGTGACCGCGATAGCGAACACCGCAGTGACCGCGAATAAAATGATAATATTGTTAACAGGATTAAGTCTTCAATTATGCGTAGAGATAAAATAGTTGCTTTTACTGAGCGAAATGGTAATTTATCGGGAAAGGAAGGGAATGGATTATGAAATCAAATTGCACGGTCCGATTCGGCCGGAACGATTTCCAGGGTTCGAGATTAAAGAGCCATAAATGCCCGATAAAGAATTGCGATTCCGCTTTGGTGCCGGTGGCCTACCAGAAAATCCAGGGTAAGATGACCTACCTGCCGGTCTGCCGGGCGCACGGGCTGCGCATCCATTCCAACACCTTTGAGTATTTTAACGGGCCGTCCAGGTCGGAAATCAACGCGGCCCTGAGGAGAAATATCTGGGTCAATCCTGATTATTATATCAACCGGGTGGTAAAGAGCGGCGCCCAGCCCGAGCCCTGGCTGGCCTGCTACGAGAACAGCACAGACGCCCTGAGCTGGAACGTCTGCGCCGGAATCTCCGGGGACAAGCGGGCCTTATCAGACCTGCTGACCTTGCTGACCGGGAAACACTATCCGGAAAAACCGGATTTATATCTCTGGGGCCGGAAGGTCGACCTGGCCGGCAACACCTATGTGCCTTACCAGCCGCTGGACCGGGCCAGGCAGCAACTGGAGCGCGACATCAGGCGTTTCCCGACCCGGCCGGATATCATGCTGGTTATCCCCAAAAAACTGGTGGTGTGCATCGAGGCCAAGTTCGGCGGCGCAAACCCGATGGCGGATAACGCCAGGTCCGGGCCGGGTGAAAAACCCCGAAAGGTATCCGAGCTCATTAAAAGATATTACCTCAATAACGTCTATCTGGAATCGGATCCGATATTCGAGGTGACCAAGCCGCCCGAGCCGTTTTACGAGCAGTTGTTCCGGAACATCGTCTTTGCCGCCTCAATGGCCAAGATTGAAGGCCCGGCCGAGTGGTGCGCGGTCAACCTGCGCAGCGGGCATGTCATGAATATCAAACGGGGCCGGCCCGCCAGCCTGCCGGTGACCAAGAACGTCCGCTCGTTTCTGATGCCTAAATACAAAAAGCAATTCGTCCATATCACCTGGGAGGACATCTTCAGTCGGGTGATAAAGGGTAACACAAAACTGGCTGACCTGGCTTGGTACCTGAAGAACAAGAGTTTTGAGTGCATCCGGGCGTTTAATATAATGTAGGCGGCAAAACCGAGCGATTTTCCAGATTATCCTTGAAATTCCAGGGATAATTTTGTATCATAACAGGCGCATCAGGGGTGTCCCTACGGGATTTTCGTTTATAGAATACCGTGAGGTGCTAGCAAAACCATTGACCTTTTGTGCAGACGGGCATATACCACATGATTGAGCATCTTGAGAGTCCCGGCGATAAATTAGTTGATTACGAGAACTGGAAAGCAATCATGCTCAACACATTAAAATACCAGATTTATATCGTCTCTCCGGAATATGATTTCATCTGGGTCAATAAAGCATTTGAAGAGGAAATCGGTCTGTCTTTAAGCGAACTCAAAGGCAAGAAATGCTATGAAGTCATCCATCGGGCCAACAAGCCGTCGGAAATTTGTTTGTTATATAATATGCTGAAAGATAATAAGTTCCGT includes these proteins:
- the lon gene encoding endopeptidase La — encoded protein: MTIRDLIVYPGTVLPLIISQKEAVQLVDDVVATTKTFGFIAIKPSALQERDIAGITNEDEMEDFSAEEEITEPPAEGLTVPPVPKEPPVIPVEMDIKPTDLYEYGCRVEVAKMFKYPDGTTRLLVQGIERIKLEGIVERKPYLKARVLIAKETVDRSAEIEALSRTAINLFMEIVKQIPYLPMDELKLAAMNISSPLTMCYFIASNMNFPMEEKQRVLELNSVKEKLERLIRLLNREAEVMRLGNRIQTEIKDEITKAQREQILREQMRIIQRELGEGEGKNTEIPKLKEQLDKAKLPAEAHKIADEELNRLSRIHPSSAEYTVARTYLDWLINLPWAVATEDNLDINRAEKILDEDHYGLEKVKTRILEYLAVRKLKTDMKGPILCFAGPPGVGKTSLGKSIARALGRKFVRFSLGGVRDEAEIRGHRRTYIGALPGRIIQWIRKAGSRNPVFMLDEVDKIGMDFRGDPASALLEVLDPEQNNSFSDHYLEVDFDLSSVMFITTANILDTIPSALRDRMEVLELPGYIAEEKVKIAQEHLVPKQLAEHGLDTKDIEFKPDLLFKIITDYTREAGVRNLEREIATVCRKVAKDKASLMGQKTPAKPAPRPTAQNIEEFLGPIKFFAEIAGRKPDIGVATGMAWTPIGGEIMFIETTRMKGNSGLILTGHLGDVMKESARAALSYIRSHSKSLKVPDSAFNGYDIHIHVPAGAIPKDGPSAGVTIGVALTSLFTNKPIRNDVSMTGEITLRGKILPVGGIKEKVIGARRAGIKTIILPRENEKDLKEIPEHILKGLNFRLIDNLEDALKIALIK
- a CDS encoding Hsp20/alpha crystallin family protein, with protein sequence MTTKHSHSKTSDTGHHFGDDKVPQGPMRFTELFISSSKLISVYTEKAWSPPTDIYETDKDIVIRCELAGMKPEEISISFDVNSNHLLISGCRDERDARTKRNFRQMEINYGKFEKAVDIYCGIEPEKASASYKDGFLELVIPKTKKSAGHHTAPASDGHLTIRHIEIISGPITCQEGEDE
- a CDS encoding sulfite exporter TauE/SafE family protein codes for the protein MKRSLLPLILLFAIIASPIYAHDLTDRQVESINTSMELGIWPDLIYLDYWIAVGDLEAPDFRPLIDTDKNGEISDEENELFLDKLQKDISSGGLRIVIDDRADLSFALYSSRMLVTNTKNAPVPIKINFEFLLDLERLGLSDTLRFQAGQKHTLDFWMTNTLPKPVLIKAFFAQGEGINIPYTPEQRSRSLMFKSGFWLKPREYNYMRLNYENTGTGPARFDRPATIVGSNTGKEKMLDSLNSESLSFWIILAGLGFAFIYGAVHALAPGHGKTLVGAYLIGSRGTISQAILLGLIVTTTHLSTVIIAGVLALTASYYVNQTALAVYLGMVSGLIMIIMGVWIFSRRLRSDSGVPTQSGTNPLGNHGHTHHLGEAHNHSDDEGHAHSHSHHPGDEGHAHGHSHSVATSSLETVSLKQILALGISGGLVPCPTAIVILLMAITIKKTLWGLFLILAFSLGLASVLITIGILMVTGVSFLSSSKHIDLTRVIRILSVLSPVLITLIGIAIIISNLINSGVIILNPAALP